One stretch of Sphingomonas rosea DNA includes these proteins:
- a CDS encoding energy transducer TonB, whose translation MLAYTAHRRTHRQLSPATLVGIVGVHAVALTLVAMAKMGVPILPKGPDTQIYNVPLKPPPPPTPPPPQPQVETQTTKPPPPDSHIEVVPPVLPLQGSGPSVDFGPSSASNPPDIGPSLVTPLDPGPIDPPKPAVVHQAARFATPADLVRPPYPESKRRSEEEATLRLSLSVDERGRVTAVNPVGAADPAFVAAARAHLLRYWRYKPATDDGRPVTTNLVVTLKFELEE comes from the coding sequence ATGCTGGCCTACACCGCGCATCGTCGAACCCATCGTCAGCTGAGCCCCGCGACGCTCGTCGGGATCGTCGGCGTCCACGCCGTCGCCCTGACCCTCGTCGCCATGGCCAAGATGGGGGTGCCGATCCTCCCGAAAGGGCCGGACACCCAGATTTACAACGTTCCTCTCAAGCCGCCCCCACCTCCGACGCCGCCCCCTCCGCAGCCCCAAGTCGAAACCCAGACAACGAAGCCGCCGCCGCCCGACAGTCACATCGAGGTCGTGCCGCCGGTCCTGCCGCTGCAGGGAAGCGGCCCGTCGGTGGATTTCGGCCCGAGCAGCGCCAGCAACCCGCCCGACATCGGACCGTCGCTCGTGACGCCGCTCGATCCAGGCCCCATCGATCCGCCCAAGCCTGCCGTCGTGCACCAAGCCGCGCGTTTCGCCACCCCGGCCGACCTCGTTCGCCCGCCCTATCCCGAATCGAAGCGGCGCTCGGAAGAGGAAGCGACGCTCCGGCTGAGCCTCTCGGTCGACGAGCGCGGGCGGGTGACGGCGGTCAATCCGGTCGGCGCGGCCGATCCCGCCTTCGTCGCCGCGGCCCGGGCGCATCTTCTCCGCTACTGGCGCTACAAGCCCGCGACCGACGACGGCCGGCCGGTCACCACCAATCTCGTCGTGACGCTCAAGTTCGAGCTCGAGGAATAA
- the gltX gene encoding glutamate--tRNA ligase, with protein MTVVTRFAPSPTGRLHVGNIRTALHNFLFAAKHGGRFLLRIDDTDRERSTAEAEAAIHADLAWLGLAPDAVFRQSDRFDLYEREFERLRAAGRIYACYETPEELDLRRKVLLGRGLPPVYERPAQENAPVEGRSPHWRFRLDHDSPIGWDDLIRGEQKFDPRLISDPVIRRADGSWLYLLPSVIDDIDLGVTHVVRGEDHVSNSAVQLQMFAALGADPPQFAHEALLVAAEGKLSKRLGAVGVGEMQEEGLEPMALLSLLARLGTSQPVEPIGHLPELAATFDFDHFGRAPAHFDMEQVGQLNARLLHQHDYAGVATRLPDWVDADRWLALRSALTRLSDIDQWHEVVAGDIPVPSLSEEDRTFVAAAAGAANSTDWTADPWHALTNALKAETGRKGRALFHPLRKAITGQDSGPEMGPLVRLLGKERVVRRLEVAAQST; from the coding sequence ATGACCGTCGTCACCCGCTTCGCCCCCTCCCCGACCGGCCGGCTCCACGTCGGCAACATCCGGACGGCGCTGCACAATTTCCTTTTCGCAGCGAAGCACGGCGGGCGGTTCCTGCTGCGGATCGACGATACCGATCGCGAGCGGTCGACGGCCGAGGCCGAAGCGGCGATTCACGCCGATCTTGCCTGGCTCGGCCTCGCACCCGATGCCGTCTTCCGCCAGTCGGACCGCTTCGACCTCTACGAGCGCGAGTTCGAGCGGCTACGCGCCGCCGGCCGGATCTATGCCTGCTACGAGACGCCGGAAGAGCTCGACCTGCGACGCAAGGTGTTGCTGGGGCGCGGCCTGCCCCCGGTCTATGAGCGGCCGGCGCAGGAGAATGCGCCCGTCGAGGGCCGCAGCCCGCACTGGCGCTTCCGCCTCGACCATGATTCACCGATCGGCTGGGACGACCTCATCCGCGGTGAGCAGAAGTTCGATCCGCGGCTCATCTCCGATCCGGTGATCCGCCGCGCCGACGGCAGCTGGCTCTATCTCCTGCCAAGCGTGATCGACGACATCGATCTTGGCGTCACCCACGTGGTGCGCGGCGAGGACCATGTTTCGAACAGCGCAGTCCAGCTGCAGATGTTCGCGGCACTCGGCGCCGACCCGCCGCAATTCGCCCATGAGGCATTGCTGGTTGCCGCCGAGGGCAAATTGTCGAAGCGGCTCGGTGCTGTCGGGGTCGGCGAGATGCAGGAGGAAGGGCTCGAGCCGATGGCCCTGCTGAGCCTGCTCGCGCGTCTCGGGACGAGCCAGCCGGTCGAGCCGATCGGTCACCTTCCGGAACTCGCCGCCACGTTCGACTTCGACCACTTCGGCCGCGCGCCCGCGCATTTCGACATGGAGCAGGTCGGCCAGCTCAATGCGCGACTGCTTCATCAGCACGACTATGCGGGAGTCGCGACCCGCCTGCCGGACTGGGTCGACGCGGATCGCTGGCTTGCCTTGCGCTCGGCGCTCACCCGCCTGTCCGACATCGACCAATGGCATGAAGTCGTCGCAGGCGACATTCCGGTACCTTCTTTATCGGAGGAGGACCGAACCTTCGTCGCCGCCGCCGCCGGCGCCGCCAATTCGACCGACTGGACAGCCGATCCCTGGCACGCGCTGACCAATGCGCTGAAGGCCGAAACCGGTCGCAAGGGCCGGGCGCTGTTCCATCCGCTGCGCAAGGCGATCACGGGGCAGGATTCGGGGCCCGAAATGGGTCCGCTGGTGCGGCTGCTCGGCAAGGAGCGCGTGGTTCGGCGCCTCGAGGTCGCCGCCCAATCCACCTGA
- a CDS encoding NAD+ synthase, translating into MTDRLTIALAQMNQRVGDLAANAAAILDMRARAEGADLLLVPELQLTGYPPEDLVLKPAFLRETEAAAGRLVEATSAPGPAIAFGSIRVVDGKAYNVMILADEGRELFVTRKRELPNYGTFDEKRVFSAGPLPEPFTFKGVRIGFPICEDMWLRDVPHHLAAAGAEMLLSPNGSPYEIDKDDLRRRLFSERATATGLPIAYLNRVGGQDELAFDGSSMVINADGERVVQMRDWQEQLLMTRWQRGTNGRWRCETSEVATLAPYPEDVYRAMVVALRDYVQRNGFPGVLLGLSGGIDSALSAAVAVDALGPDKVWGVMMPSVFTSETSLGDAAENARLLGIRHDVIPIGGAVDALAAMLKEPFAGRKPDLAEENIQARLRMVTLMALSNKFGHMLLTTGNKSEMSVGYATLYGDMAGGYSVLKDAYKTTVFKLSRWRNEQCPAGLLGPEGKVMPDSIITKPPTAELRANQKDEDSLPPYDRLDPILHGLIDRELSVSEVVAETGEQRAIVAEMEKLVLRAEYKRRQAPPGVKLGGRNFGRDRRYPITNAFRTGA; encoded by the coding sequence ATGACCGACCGCCTGACAATCGCGCTTGCCCAGATGAACCAGCGGGTCGGCGACCTCGCGGCCAATGCAGCGGCGATCCTCGACATGCGCGCTCGGGCCGAGGGCGCCGATCTGCTGCTCGTGCCCGAGCTCCAGCTCACTGGCTATCCGCCCGAGGATCTCGTCCTCAAGCCCGCCTTCCTGCGCGAGACCGAGGCGGCCGCGGGCCGGCTGGTCGAGGCCACGAGCGCGCCGGGGCCGGCAATTGCCTTCGGGTCGATCCGCGTGGTCGACGGCAAGGCGTACAATGTCATGATCCTCGCCGACGAGGGCCGCGAACTGTTCGTCACCCGCAAGCGCGAACTTCCGAACTACGGCACGTTCGACGAGAAACGCGTCTTCTCGGCCGGGCCGCTGCCCGAGCCGTTCACCTTCAAGGGCGTCCGGATCGGCTTTCCGATCTGCGAGGACATGTGGCTTCGCGACGTTCCGCACCACCTCGCGGCCGCTGGCGCCGAAATGCTGCTGAGTCCGAACGGCAGTCCCTATGAGATCGACAAGGACGACCTGCGCCGGCGCCTGTTCAGCGAACGCGCCACCGCGACCGGTCTTCCCATTGCCTACCTCAATCGCGTCGGCGGGCAGGACGAGCTCGCCTTTGACGGCAGCTCGATGGTGATCAACGCCGACGGGGAGCGGGTCGTGCAGATGCGCGACTGGCAGGAACAGTTGCTCATGACCCGGTGGCAACGGGGCACCAACGGCCGGTGGCGCTGCGAGACCAGCGAGGTCGCCACGCTCGCGCCCTATCCCGAGGACGTCTATCGCGCGATGGTCGTGGCGCTGCGCGATTATGTGCAGCGCAACGGCTTTCCGGGCGTCCTTCTCGGTCTGTCGGGCGGGATCGACAGCGCGCTCTCGGCCGCGGTCGCGGTCGATGCGCTGGGCCCCGACAAGGTGTGGGGCGTGATGATGCCCTCGGTCTTCACCTCGGAGACGAGCCTCGGCGACGCCGCCGAAAACGCGCGCCTGCTCGGTATCCGCCATGACGTCATTCCGATCGGCGGCGCGGTCGACGCCCTGGCAGCGATGCTCAAGGAGCCGTTCGCCGGTCGCAAGCCTGACCTCGCCGAGGAGAATATCCAGGCCCGCCTGCGGATGGTCACCCTGATGGCTCTGTCGAACAAGTTCGGCCACATGCTGCTCACCACCGGCAACAAGAGCGAGATGAGCGTCGGCTATGCCACCCTCTATGGCGACATGGCGGGCGGCTATTCGGTGCTCAAGGACGCCTACAAGACGACCGTGTTCAAGCTGTCGCGCTGGCGCAACGAGCAATGTCCCGCCGGTCTTCTCGGCCCCGAGGGCAAGGTGATGCCCGATTCGATCATCACCAAGCCGCCCACGGCCGAATTGCGCGCCAACCAGAAGGACGAGGACAGCCTGCCGCCGTACGACCGGCTCGATCCGATCCTGCACGGCCTCATCGATCGCGAATTGTCGGTCAGCGAGGTCGTCGCGGAAACCGGCGAGCAACGCGCGATCGTCGCCGAGATGGAGAAACTGGTCCTTCGCGCCGAGTACAAGCGGCGCCAGGCCCCGCCCGGCGTCAAGCTCGGCGGCCGCAACTTCGGGCGTGACCGCCGCTATCCGATCACCAACGCCTTCAGGACCGGCGCATGA